The DNA region atttgtaactcaaaattataataaaagaaagattaaaattgtttttacatgtaattgagaaaaaataaaatattaaaatttttaagttgaggtgataaaggcctgaaccAGAGTAGTAGCAtgccagtgtcagaggaaagaaagggacatattccagagatgttgcaaaggtgaaatcaacatgctttggcaacagattagatgaGGAAGGGGCAAGTTGAGGATGACAACTAGCTTGTGAGCCTGTGGGATTGGCAtggtaatagagaagtttggaagggagaaagggcttagggggaaagatgagttcagttttgtgtgtgtgtatgtgtgtgtatgcatacatatgtatatatgtggtgtGTGTCTGAACTAGAAACCACAGACACAGTGTGCTTCCTAGATATAGAGACTCCAAATACCTCTCTCCATATTTTCTTACCTGGCTTTTAAGTTTGCGTGGAAGATTAACTAGGGAGATAAGAATCCTCACCCTGGAGAGCTAAGActagaaaggaatataaattaACATGAATGTTTTCATTCTGGGTTCATTAAATTGATTTTGAGGATCCTTAACAGAATTTTATCAGTGAATTAGTGAGTCCTTATTTATCTGGAGTTTTGTTATTGTCAGGTTTGCACCTCTCCCATTGGAATATTCTTAGAGTGACATTTTATTGGGgccatttttcttctattcttatAGTAAATTCCTGTGTAGCTATTCTAAACCCTGTGAGGTATCCACCCAGAATAGACTGCCTTTAGACTGGAAAAACCATCTGGGAAGAACCTGGAGCAGACTAGAGAGAGGTAAATTCCTTGGGCATGGATTGCTGTGTCTTAGCACAGGAGCCAGTCTCTGGCATTTAtaattgctttgtaaatatttgtagaatgaatAAAATACTGACCTAtaagggaaataagaactgctaaTCCTCAAGTCAAAAATGGCCTCAGAGCCAAAGTGGGAGAGTTGGGCCTTCACTGGTCTTGTCCTGTTCTGTTAGTTTGCCCTTCTTTTGTCTATATGTCCATATGtccatacatgtacacacataaatatgcatgtatatacacatatataaactatatctataactataaaaatatatacacatttgtattaCATATTTTTTTGGATAGACATTTAGCAGATTGCCCATAACAAAAAATACAAGTAAGTATATAAAACAGTTCTAATTCTGGAGCCCCAAAATTTAAGTGTATCcaatgcatgtaaaaacaatagtGCCTTGAGAATTATAGGCCTTCAAGAATCATTTGTTAAACCATTTTCATATGTGTTTTTGGTCTTCCAAACTAGACCATGAATTTTTTGAGAATGGTGatcttgtctttcatttttcatgttttccccACTCTTGCCTAGTACATTTATAAGCActaggtagaattttttttttaaaccaaccgTCTCACATCTTTATTTGAAAGGCACAGCTAGTAcaagcttagtacagtgtctcCATTCCTCCTTTGTATTAGGTTAATGAACACCAGAAGCCGACAAGTTTGTCTAAAGGACTATATACAAACACGaaattgggggaaaggggaagggggcttttttttggtgaatttttcttttttttgtttcttcttttaaaggACAGGCTAGAAGACTGAAAGAAAACCAGACAAATGCGGTACCCTCATCTTTATTTgtgggcatggggtgggggaggaagtagGTCCCCCCAGCCCTCTCCATCcagccttccctcccccacatgCCTGCTGCTGAGCTCTCCCGGTGCCTGGACCAAAGCAAAGGGGCTCAGGTCCCAGGTTAGGTGTGTGATGGAGCAGAGCCTAGGAGGAGTCAGGCAGGCaaatggtgggagggaggaaaggaggagggggacagGGCAGAGCCTCtacatggtgggggaggggtgggggatggaggggaggaacCCGGGGCCGGCTGGCATCCGTGATTGCATGCAGTACCAGGAGGGGACTGGGGAACTGCTGTGCTGGGTGCGCAGCAAACAGGCCGAACAGGGGTAGCGGGAAAGGGGGGGTCGGTTACATATGTGCACAGGGAAGGGGGGGAGGCGCTTGGAGCTAAGGTGGGTTcattcttttattcccttccGACCCGGTCCGGTCCCATTCTCACCCCAAGGGATTTAGGGGAAGGGGGTGGCAGGGGGCAGGGGAGCAGTCAAAGCTATGGGGCTGGGGGCGACGTCTTAGATGGGCCAGCTGGCACCAAGGTGCCAGAGTGCCAGCAGCCACCATAAATACCAAGCctttttccccacccccagtgcTGTGCCTCTAATCTGACTTGTCACCATCGTCGTCCTGGTGGGCATCCCCATCATGCCCATTCTTATCCTCCTTAGAGAGGTGGGCCTGAGAGCCcagggcagaaagggagagaaggccAGTGCCTGCGCTGACAGCTGGCAGAGACGGAGGCTGCAGGCCCACAGGCAGCGGAGTCAGGGGCAAGGCCAGGGCCTGGAGCTGCTGCCAGATGATGGAGTTCAGCTCCGGAGCAGTGACCTGCTTGGCTCGCTCAATTGCCCCCAAGACCTGCTGTTGGTGCTCTTGTGAAAGGTAGGGCAAGACTTGAGCACAAATTCCATTGAGCCTCTTGACGAGTTCAGCCTGTTTGTGCATTTCAATGTTGAGGCCATAGGACATCTCATAATACATAACGTAGTGACGCTGCATCTCCGACTTCTCGCTAGCCAGCTTGTCACACTCCAGCTTCAAGCTGTGGTACTGTGCTTGTAGGAGCTGAAACTCATCTTTGATCCGGTCATAGGAATCTGAGGTTGTGAACTTTAGCTGCTGGGGCAGGTGTGAGGAGCCCGAGTGCCTGCTTTGTGGAAACATCATGTCACtcgtggggggtggggagggggggagggctgCGGGCCGAGGGAAGGCAGAGGCCGCCGCACCAACGCCGACGCccccgccgccgcctcctccccGCCGCGGCCCCGGCCCGACTCCCGGGCCCCGGCCGCCGCTGCCGCCTTTGTCCCCGCCCCGGCGCCGCCGCTCAGCGCTGCCGCAGAGCGCCCCGGCCTCCCGCCGCCGCCGCTCGAGCCGCCTCCTCCGGGCCGCCCGCCCTCCGCCGCCGGGCCCGCTCCCGCTCCCAGCCGCTGCCGGGCCGGCCGCCGCTTCCTGCCTCCCGCGGCCCTCCCGGGCTGCCGCTCCTATTGTCTAATGGCGGCCGCCGGCGGCTGGCGGCGGGGGTgcggggggaggtgggggggggggggctgcggCAGGCCGCGGCAGCAGCAGCTCCGGCCTCGGCTCCGTCGGTCCGGCTCCGGCCTCAGCCGAGCACCAGCAGCCGCACTAGGTAGAATTTAAAtaagaagttaaaaataaataaaatcttactGAAACCGAAAACCGCTCAAGTAAATTTGGTCTTGAAAAAGGTCTATACATTTTTAATGTTAAGTTTTGAAGTCATAAAGTCCCCACTTTCCATCCTGAACCTCTCCCCCTCCAAGAACCCATCTGCCATCAGTCAAAGGTGATGGAAAGAGGTCATCTCAGCACTGAGTGTTTGTGTCTCTGAAAATATATTATATGGCCTTCTTTTCTTCATAATAACAGAATAGTAGATTTAGGGCTGGCTACAGAGATCTTAGGGGTCAGCTCAGACACATAACCCATCTCTCCCCacttttataggtaaagaaactgagtcccaaagagatgaaatgactggcccaaggttacAAAGGTAACAAATCCAAGATctgaatcctggtcttctggctccaaacacATGCAGACTTTGTAGCACATGGTCTCAAATAGCTGCTTCTCTGACCAAAGTATTtagtaatttacattttatacAGTACTTTGCCATTTACAAAAAGCACTCTATATATTTTcttctgaccctcacaacaaactGGTAGGTGTGCAGTgtaattattatcatccctattttacaaatgtattgtcatcctcattttatttctgcctctaaatccagAGCTCTCAGTGCTAAACCAAAACACTTTCTCAGGCTCTAGTGACTTCTCAAACTTGTCCAAAAGGTAAGTTGACCAATTCTTTGGTAAAGGAGACATCCTtgttgagatcaccaagtgaagtagtatagacagagaatagaagagggcccaggacagaaccctgagggacacctccAGTTAGAGGCTGTgatctggaggaagatccagcaaaggagagagagaaggagtggtcaaATAAGTAGGAGGAAAACCTGGGGAGTGTGATGtcctgaaaacctggagagaagaaagtatcaaggaggagagagtgatcaacatttgtcaaaggctgcagagaagtccaaaagaatgaatagGCTTtatggcaactaagagatcattattAACTTGGGAGAGGGCTGTTTCACTGCAATGATGAGATTGGTAGCTGGATTGTAAGGGGCTGAgatggagtgagaagagagaaaatgggggTACATATAGTAGATGGCCTTTTTTGAAGAGTTTtcctacaaagggcagaagagatataggatgacagcAGTTTTTTGCAGGCTACAGGAGATATAGGCGTGTTTGTAGGCAGGAGAAAATGAGCAAGTAGGCAGGAAGAGCTTAAAAATGAGTGAAAGAGTGGGGACGACAGAGGGGACAACACGTTGGAGGAGATGGAATGGAACAGGATCACTTAAACAGGTAGAAGGGTTGGCCTTGGTAAAAAGTaaagccacttcatcatgtgagacaggggtgaaggaggacaAAGTGTCAGAAGGCACTTGAgtgagaggagatgaggaagaggggagaagagagatttcatggcaaatggtctcacttttttttttctgtaaaatatgaggaaagGTTCTAAtctgagagaggagggggagggggatctGTGGGAAGTTTGAAGAGAAGTGAAAAGTTTTAGAAGAGCCACTGTGAAGAATGGCTTAGTGAGTTGATAATGGAGGAATAATAGTCTTGCCTAGGAGTA from Trichosurus vulpecula isolate mTriVul1 chromosome 1, mTriVul1.pri, whole genome shotgun sequence includes:
- the LOC118828201 gene encoding TLE family member 5-like — its product is MMFPQSRHSGSSHLPQQLKFTTSDSYDRIKDEFQLLQAQYHSLKLECDKLASEKSEMQRHYVMYYEMSYGLNIEMHKQAELVKRLNGICAQVLPYLSQEHQQQVLGAIERAKQVTAPELNSIIWQQLQALALPLTPLPVGLQPPSLPAVSAGTGLLSLSALGSQAHLSKEDKNGHDGDAHQDDDGDKSD